CTGCACGTGAGCCCGGCCCCGCCGCCGCACCTGCCGTCGCAGGCCGGGAAATACTTCGTGCCGTCGCTGGCGCCGGTGGGGCTGCAGGGACGCAGTGCGCGTGGCGAGACGATCCTGACGATGGACGGCTGGGAGATGGCGCCGCACACCGTGAACGGCGAGCGCACCTGGCAGGTGGGGGCGACCTTCGCGGCCCCCGCCGGCGAGACGGTGTGCGTGTCGTTCATGATGTCGTCGAAAGGGTATGGCATCGTCTGGGACAACCCGTCGGCCACGCAATTCATCGCCGGCATCAACGGCCGCACCGCGTTCCAGTCGAGGGTCGGCGAGCGGGTCAGCTTCTTCGTCATCACCGGCGACACGCCCGAGGCGATCTACACCGGCTACGCCGAACTCACCGGTTGCACGCGGACTCCGCCGACGGTACGCCGGGCGTGACGGCGACTTCACGCTGTACGAAGACGACGGCGTGTCGTACGGCGACGAACGCGGCACGGGCGTCTCCACGCGACTGCACTGGAACGACGCCACCGGCACGCTGACGGGCACCGGCGGCGACCGGGCGCCGGCACGACCGGCAACCGGGCTGGTGCAGGTGATCGGGCGATGCGCGCCCCCGTTGACGGACGCGCGCGCCGCCGTTCAGTTCCGCCAGTTGTCCTCCACCATGAGTGTGACATGCGCTGTCGAGACTGCCTGCTGTTGGTGCCTGTTCTCGCACTGGAACTCGTGCTCGCACCGCTGCTTGCCGCCCAGGTGCGCCAGGTTGGCGACCTGAACACGCGCCAGATTCGCGCCCTCGACCGCACGAAGACCGTCGTCATCCTGCAGGGTGGAATGCTGGAGGAACACGGCCCGTACCTTCCCGCCTTCACCGACGGCATCCTCAGCGCGCGACTGACCAACGAGCTCGCCGCCGGCATTGCCGTGGCACGTCCGGGATGGACGGTGCTGGTGTTCCCTCCGGTGTCGGCCGGCGCCAGCGGCTCGAACGAAATCGGCCGCCAGTACTCCTTCGCTGGCACCTACGCCGTGCGCCCGTCGACCCTGCGTGCGGCGTTCGCCGACCTGGCGAATGAACTCGGCACCCAGGGATTCCGGTGGGTGCTCGTCGTCCACGTGCACGGATCACCGCTGCACATCGGCGCGCTGGACGACGCGTCGGACTATTTCCACGACAGCTTCGGCGGCACGATGGTGAACCTGTGGGGCCTGCTGCCGGTGCTCGGCGG
This genomic interval from Gemmatimonadaceae bacterium contains the following:
- a CDS encoding DUF5110 domain-containing protein, whose product is MASSGTTRRPRNSSPASTAAPRSSRGSASGSASSSSPATRPRRSTPATPNSPVARGLRRRYAGRDGDFTLYEDDGVSYGDERGTGVSTRLHWNDATGTLTGTGGDRAPARPATGLVQVIGRCAPPLTDARAAVQFRQLSSTMSVTCAVETACCWCLFSHWNSCSHRCLPPRCARLAT
- a CDS encoding creatininase family protein, encoding MPVLALELVLAPLLAAQVRQVGDLNTRQIRALDRTKTVVILQGGMLEEHGPYLPAFTDGILSARLTNELAAGIAVARPGWTVLVFPPVSAGASGSNEIGRQYSFAGTYAVRPSTLRAAFADLANELGTQGFRWVLVVHVHGSPLHIGALDDASDYFHDSFGGTMVNLWGLLPVLGGWGGAMSVMSPAEKVADGLSLHAGMDEHSLMLFLRPDLVARDFRTAPVVSGTTYAEDFSVAAREGWPGYLGAPHLATAAFGRRIWRAFSAATLKTSLEILDGKDPATIPRYLTYLRKLPEYRAWMDSSMARDSAAARHLADWMARRTRQATPTPPDGPGGSHAPGASPSW